One window of the Eucalyptus grandis isolate ANBG69807.140 chromosome 6, ASM1654582v1, whole genome shotgun sequence genome contains the following:
- the LOC104450119 gene encoding squamosa promoter-binding-like protein 3, producing MINSKRFEGKKTLEDIIEDDMDDDVDEEEGHGNNEGEPFLHDDEKKKKGTNGKRGSSGSRDASPPCCQAERCGTDLTDAKRYHRRHKVCEVHAKAPVVMVAGLRQRFCQQCSRFHELMEFDESKRSCRRRLAGHNERRRKSSCEYYGEGSSRRMSGPQLKECRPADSRGRGTAIPGNSTFKHFQIR from the exons ATGATCAATTCCAAGCGTTTCGAAGGGAAGAAAACATTGGAAGATATAATAGAAGACGACATGGACGACGAtgtagatgaagaagagggaCATGGGAACAATGAAGGTGAGCCTTTTTTACATGAcgatgagaagaagaagaaaggtacGAATGGGAAGAGGGGGTCAAGTGGCTCTCGTGATGCATCCCCGCCCTGCTGCCAGGCGGAGAGGTGCGGGACCGACCTGACTGATGCGAAGCGCTACCATCGGCGCCATAAGGTGTGTGAAGTCCATGCAAAAGCACCGGTGGTGATGGTGGCTGGACTGCGTCAGAGGTTCTGTCAACAATGCAGCAG GTTCCATGAGCTAATGGAGTTCGATGAATCAAAGAGGAGTTGCCGCAGGCGTCTGGCTGGACATAACGAGCGGCGCAGGAAGAGCTCTTGCGAGTACTATGGAGAAGGCTCGAGCCGTAGGATGTCAGGTCCTCAGTTGAAGGAATGCAGACCGGCTGattcaagaggaagaggaactGCCATCCCAGGGAATTCAACTTTCAAACACTTCCAGATAAGATGA
- the LOC104450118 gene encoding protein RICE SALT SENSITIVE 3 produces MVGSGGVTDRSKEAVGMMALHEALRTVCLNSDWTYSVFWTIRPRPRVRGGNGCKVGDDNGSLMLMWEDGFCRGRVGDCLEEMDGEDPVRKAFSKMSIQLYNYGEGLMGKVASDKCHKWVFKEPTECEPNISNYWQSSFDALPPEWTDQFESGIQTIAVIQAGHGLLQLGSCKIIPEDLHFVLRMRHTFESLGYQSGFYLSQLFASNRNNSSSSAIPSKQSTIPTRPPPLFNWGQRPLVPPGASMLSNPHFQNSARLGFPQAKDETHMFLLPHSSETPRIEDMMGEHDHDIKWPNGLSFFNALTGRSEDAKLLFHPEGPGNKPDQSHHSLFLEGKSPNPEASNMQNSGTTNPNEFLSLDSHAESARKMENKFKRSFTLPARMASSSSTPVDHQPEPGMYSDMESFME; encoded by the exons atgGTGGGCTCAGGAGGAGTAACAGATAGGAGTAAAGAAGCTGTGGGGATGATGGCACTTCATGAGGCCCTCAGGACTGTCTGCCTCAACTCTGACTGGACTTACTCTGTCTTCTGGACCATCCGTCCTCGTCC GAGAGTGAGGGGTGGAAATGGTTGCAAGGTTGGGGATGACAACGGCAGCTT GATGTTGATGTGGGAGGATGGATTTTGCCGAGGAAGAGTAGGGGACTGTTTGGAAGAGATGGACGGAGAGGACCCTGTGAGGAAGGCCTTCAGCAAAATGTCTATTCAGTTGTATAATTACGGAGAAGG GTTGATGGGGAAGGTTGCTTCAGATAAGTGCcacaaatgggtcttcaaagAACCTACCGAGTGTGAGCCGAACATCTCCAATTACTGGCAAAGTTCTTTCGATGCT CTTCCTCCCGAATGGACTGATCAGTTTGAGTCGGGCATTCAG ACCATTGCTGTAATACAAGCTGGCCATGGCCTTCTGCAACTGGGGTCCTGCAAGATT ATACCCGAGGACCTCCACTTTGTGCTTCGAATGAGGCACACTTTTGAATCCCTTGGCTACCAATCCGGATTTTATCTCTCCCAGCTTTTTGCTTCAAACAGAAAtaattcctcttcttcagccATTCCTTCGAAGCAATCAACGATTCCGACCCGTCCTCCTCCACTCTTCAACTGGGGCCAAAGACCTCTAGTTCCCCCTGGGGCTTCCATGCTTTCTAATCCTCATTTCCAAAACTCAGCGAGGCTTGGATTTCCTCAAGCGAAAGACGAAACCCACATGTTCCTCCTCCCACACTCGTCTGAAACCCCTCGGATAGAAGATATGATGGGGGAACACGACCATGACATCAAATGGCCAAATGGGTTGTCATTCTTTAATGCTCTTACAGGGCGGAGTGAGGATGCGAAGCTATTGTTTCACCCTGAGGGTCCAGGAAACAAGCCGGACCAAAGCCACCACTCTCTTTTTCTGGAGGGGAAGAGTCCCAATCCAGAAGCCTCCAACATGCAAAATTCAGGCACAACGAATCCCAATGAGTTTCTGAGCTTGGATAGTCACGCGGAGAGTGCGAGAAAGATGGAgaacaaattcaaaaggagCTTTACGTTGCCTGCGCGAATGGCATCCTCTTCTTCAACTCCCGTTGATCACCAACCCGAACCTGGGATGTATTCTGATATGGAGTCCTTCATGGAGTAG
- the LOC104450116 gene encoding probable protein phosphatase 2C 39: MTGREILHKMKEKVGLGSSAADSGKGKSKMSKHITHGFHLVKGKSYHDMEDYAVAEFKQVDDHELGLFAIYDGHLSREVPDYLRAHLFDNIINEPDFWTEPDKAIRKAYRVTDSDILEKAAQLGKGGSTAVTAILINCRRLVVANVGDSRAVICKNGVAKQLSVDHQPSTERERIENRGGFVSNFPGDVPRVDGQLAVARAFGDKSLKEHLSSEPDVTVEEIDADTEFIILASDGLWTVMSNQEAADSIRNIKDARSAAKHLTEEALSRNSKDDISCIVVRFN, encoded by the exons ATGACCGGCAGAGAGATCCTCCACAAGATGAAG GAAAAGGTTGGATTAGGCTCATCCGCAGCCGACTCCGGGAAGGGGAAGAGCAAGATGTCGAAGCACATTACGCATGGCTTTCATCTGGTGAAGGGGAAGTCGTATCATGACATGGAAGATTACGCAGTCGCTGAGTTTAAGCAAGTCGACGATCACGAGCTCGGTTTATTCGCGATATACGATGGCCATTTGAGTCGCGAAGTTCCTGATTATCTACGGGCACATCTGTTTGACAACATTATAAATGAG CCCGACTTCTGGACGGAGCCGGACAAAGCAATCAGGAAAGCATATCGCGTAACTGATAGTGATATTCTAGAAAAGGCAGCTCAATTGGGTAAAGGGGGCTCGACTGCAGTCACAGCAATACTGATTAATTGTCGCAGGCTAGTAGTAGCGAATGTTGGGGATTCCAGGGCAGTCATCTGCAAAAATGGTGTCGCCAAACAATTGTCAGTCGATCACCAACCCAGCACGGAAAGAGAGAGGATTGAGAATAGAGGTGGTTTTGTATCCAACTTTCCAG GAGATGTTCCTCGCGTTGATGGGCAATTAGCTGTGGCAAGGGCCTTTGGTGACAAAAGCTTGAAGGAACATCTCAGCTCTGAACCTGATGTGACAGTCGAGGAGATTGATGCTGATACAGAGTTCATCATCTTGGCAAGTGATGGACTATGGACG GTAATGTCGAACCAGGAAGCAGCTGACTCTATAAGAAACATCAAGGATGCTCGGTCGGCAGCGAAGCACTTAACTGAAGAGGCACTGAGTAGGAATAGCAAAGACGACATATCCTGCATAGTCGTGAGatttaactag
- the LOC104450117 gene encoding uncharacterized protein LOC104450117 → MEIHRHRDGSSDGFSFPSTPSESQDPELEFEFGSATPDSPSGESSKNSPADHLFLNGRLLPHSFPCKTMTNVVVPRMASRASSVSSKDSMSMMSSRSNSTNSSRSSSCSSARRSSSDYSERARSPLLIYQARLSSKTQSHSVRDQRRRTSDAVAAQVYGTSQRWQFITPVPPLSREGSCSSSSSSSRRRTRKLCEGVVREEVKRIKEKERTKTGFGRKLIRSFLLSCMQCHAMEVETSRREDVCRDL, encoded by the coding sequence ATGGAGATTCATCGGCACCGGGACGGCTCCAGCGATGGGTTCTCGTTTCCGAGCACCCCATCCGAATCTCAGGATCCAGAGCTGGAGTTTGAGTTCGGGAGCGCGACCCCGGATTCACCCTCTGGCGAGTCCAGCAAGAACTCGCCGGCTGATCATCTCTTCCTGAACGGCAGGCTCTTGCCACATTCTTTCCCATGCAAAACCATGACCAATGTAGTCGTCCCGCGCATGGCGAGCCGTGCGAGCAGCGTGAGCAGCAAGGATTCGATGTCGATGATGTCGTCCAGGAGCAACAGCACAAACAGCAGCCGGAGCAGCAGCTGCAGCAGCGCGAGGAGGAGCTCTTCCGACTATTCCGAGAGAGCCAGATCGCCGCTGTTGATCTACCAAGCCAGACTTTCATCCAAAACCCAAAGCCATAGTGTGAGAGATCAGAGAAGAAGAACGAGTGACGCTGTGGCTGCCCAAGTGTACGGGACGTCTCAGAGATGGCAGTTCATCACGCCGGTGCCGCCTTTGAGTCGAGAGGgctcttgctcttcttcttcttcttcctcgaggaggaggacgaggaaaTTATGCGAAGGTGTTGTGAGAGAAGAAGTGAAAAGGATTAAGGAAAAGGAGAGGACTAAGACTGGTTTCGGGAGGAAGTTGATACGTTCGTTCTTGTTGTCCTGCATGCAGTGCCATGCAATGGAGGTCGAAACCTCTAGGAGAGAAGATGTTTGCAGAGACTTGTGA
- the LOC104452072 gene encoding early nodulin-like protein 2, with product MAARVCFCFFLAVFFACLSRSQAYKFHVGGKDGWVVNPSENYNDWAARTRFQVNDTISFRYKKGEDSVLLVIKDDYYKCNTKHPVYKWEDGDSEFKFYHSGPFFFISGQSGNCEKGQKLMLVVLAIRPTPPVPTPTPQPPVAAPPPRWPAPATPPSSPTPPSVTPTLPPTLPPATPPTALPPVWPPANPPTSPSPIIIPPSWSPTSPSPEAWPPTLPSPAFKPPRSAPSPAPSVSPALPPTSPSPKAWPPTSPSPAIKPPRSAPSPAPSVSPAVPPTSPSPKAWPPTSPSPAIKPPHSAPSPAPTATPPASPPSSAPAPSAPLPPVSPPSSSPPQSPWGISPASAPAPAPSSAWTITHTSLSVVAITIILSTSLVYSQIA from the exons ATGGCGGCCCGCGTGTGCTTCTGCTTCTTCCTGGCGGTTTTCTTCGCTTGTCTCTCTCGTTCTCAAGCTTACAAGTTTCATGTCGGAGGCAAAGATGGTTGGGTGGTCAACCCTTCCGAGAATTACAACGACTGGGCCGCGAGGACCAGATTCCAGGTCAACGACACCATCT CTTTCAGGTACAAGAAGGGAGAGGATTCCGTGTTGCTGGTGATCAAGGATGACTACTACAAGTGCAACACCAAACACCCAGTGTATAAGTGGGAAGATGGGGATTCTGAGTTCAAGTTCTACCATTCTggtcctttctttttcatcagTGGCCAATCAGGTAACTGCGAGAAGGGCCAAAAGTTGATGCTTGTCGTGTTGGCCATAAGGCCCACCCCGCCGGTTCCGACGCCAACGCCTCAGCCTCCCGTGGCAGCTCCGCCTCCCAGATGGCCAGCCCCGGCCACACCACCTTCATCGCCTACTCCGCCATCCGTAACTCCCACACTGCCCCCCACCTTGCCCCCGGCAACACCACCCACGGCCCTGCCACCAGTGTGGCCGCCTGCCAACCCCCCTACATCGCCGTCCCCAATAATCATACCGCCTTCGTGGTCACCAACCTCTCCTTCTCCCGAAGCCTGGCCTCCCACCTTACCATCCCCTGCCTTCAAACCTCCACGTTCAGCGCCTTCACCAGCTCCCTCTGTATCGCCTGCGTTGCCGCCAACCTCTCCTTCTCCCAAAGCCTGGCCTCCCACCTCACCATCCCCCGCCATTAAACCTCCACGTTCAGCGCCTTCACCAGCTCCCTCTGTATCGCCTGCGGTGCCGCCAACCTCTCCTTCTCCCAAAGCCTGGCCTCCCACCTCACCATCCCCCGCCATTAAACCTCCACATTCCGCGCCTTCACCGGCTCCGACTGCTACTCCACCAGCTTCACCTCCATCGTCAGCTCCAGCACCGTCAGCTCCATTGCCGCCAGTATCTCCACCTTCATCATCACCGCCGCAATCTCCATGGGGAATATCGCCGGCAAGTGCCCCCGCACCGGCACCTTCATCTGCATGGACAATAACTCATACAAGCTTATCTGTGGTGGCGATTACAATCATACTGAGTACGAGTTTAGTGTACTCGCAAATAGCTTGA
- the LOC104450121 gene encoding 3-hydroxybutyryl-CoA dehydrogenase, giving the protein MAEMKTIGVVGGGQMGSGIAQLGVVHGFQVWLLDQDPQALARSADYIAASIRRLVSKRALSQAGGDDALRSLHCTSSLEELRSSDFVIEAIVESEDVKKQLFRDLDKIVKPSVVLASNTSSISITRLASATTRPHQVIGMHFMNPPPVMKLVEIIRGADTSDETFTITKTLAQRFGKTVVCSQDYSGFIINRILMPMINEAFHTLYTGVATKEDIDAGMKLGTNQPMGPLELADFIGLDVCLSIMRVLQAGLGDSKYAPCPLLVQYVDAGRLGRKRGIGVYDYRKVPELVKPSARL; this is encoded by the exons ATGGCGGAGATGAAGACCATCGGCGTGGTGGGCGGCGGCCAGATGGGCTCGGGGATCGCCCAGCTCGGCGTCGTCCACGGCTTCCAAGTCTGGCTCCTGGACCAGGACCCTCAGGCCCTCGCTCGATCCGCCGACTACATCGCCGCTTCGATCCGGCGCCTGGTCTCCAAGCGCGCCCTCTCTCAG GCGGGAGGTGACGATGCCCTGCGCTCCCTCCACTGCACTTCGAGCTTGGAAGAGCTTCGGTCGAGTGATTTTGTCATAGAGGCCATAGTGGAGTCTGAAGATGTCAAGAAGCAGCTGTTCCGCGATTTGGACAAGATCGTCAAACCCTCTGTTGTTCTGGCGTCCAACACAAGTTCGATCTCCATCACTCGCTTGGCCTCCGCCACGACGAGACCCCATCAG GTCATTGGCATGCACTTCATGAATCCTCCACCTGTGATGAAATTGGTTGAGATTATTCGGGGCGCAGACACATCGGACGAGACATTTACCATCACGAAGACTCTTGCTCAAAG ATTCGGGAAGACGGTTGTATGCTCGCAGGATTACTCTGGCTTCATAATTAATAGGATCCTGATGCCAATGATAAATGAAGCGTTTCACACTCTCTACACTGGGGTCGCAACAAAGGAGGACATTGATGCTGGAATGAAGCTCGGGACAAACCAGCCGATGGGTCCTCTGGAGCTCGCGGATTTTATTGGGTTGGATGTATGCTTGTCAATAATGAGAGTACTCCAAGCGGGATTGGGAGATAGTAAATACGCTCCGTGTCCTTTGCTAGTGCAGTACGTCGATGCAGGTCGCCTGGGAAGAAAACGAGGTATTGGGGTATATGACTACCGCAAAGTACCTGAACTGGTCAAACCATCTGCTCGACTGTAA